A window of the Fusarium poae strain DAOMC 252244 chromosome 3, whole genome shotgun sequence genome harbors these coding sequences:
- a CDS encoding hypothetical protein (TransMembrane:3 (i16-35o55-77i89-111o)): MYTSGLTPRKSPNKKLIWIIIRTFMGIWHCVPIDRFWNPTAGGDQGFCAIEDKKFFFGTILVHVILDVCIIALPILQVRKLQLPIAQKIGISLMFVFGIVICISAMVIIVASTQFDAQSENLTWNLTTIVVWASVEVNLVTVSTCLPTVRPACIYLFTCTNPRSTINSSSNSYGHSYGRSHGRSQTKNTIRLSTMPNNKDNDESSSTHQLADSDRERQSSDFESHAMDRYRGNVATVTGPSHARNQSEEFEGGTPFGGIMVKNETTVMVSNARPR; encoded by the exons atgtatacttcgggacttacgcctcgaaaatcacccaacaaaaAACTTATCTGGATCATCATTCGA ACTTTTATGGGAATTTGGCATTGCGTACCTATCGATCGATTCTGGAACCCGACTGCTGGAGGTGATCAAGGTTTTTGTGCTATTGAAGATAAGAAATTCTTCTTTGGAACCATTCTCGTTCATGTTATTCTTGATGTCTGCATTATTGCACTTCCCATCTTACAAGTTAGAAAGCTGCAGCTGCCTATTGCGCAAAAGATTGGTATCTCGCTGATGTTTGTCTTTGGTATTGT TATCTGTATATCAGCCATGGTCATTATCGTCGCTTCAACCCAATTCGATGCCCAATCCGAGAACCTTACTTGGAACTTGACCACCATTGTCGTTTGGGCTTCGGTCGAAGTAAATCTCGTCACTGTATCGA CCTGCCTTCCTACCGTCCGACCAGCCTGTATCTACCTTTTCACATGCACCAACCCCAGGTCCACCATCAACTCTAGTTCCAACAGTTACGGCCACTCGTACGGTCGAAGCCATGGTCGCAGCCAAACCAAGAACACCATTCGCCTTTCAACAATGCCCAACAACAAGGACAACGACGAGTCAAGCTCTACACACCAACTTGCCGATTCCGACAGGGAGCGCCAGTCATCAGACTTTGAGAGTCATGCTATGGATCGATACCGAGGAAACGTGGCTACTGTTACCGGACCTAGCCATGCACGAAACCAATCGGAGGAATTCGAGGGTGGAACACCTTTCGGGGGAATTATGGTCAAGAATGAGACTACTGTGATGGTTTCGAATGCCCGGCCGAGATAA
- a CDS encoding hypothetical protein (TransMembrane:4 (i123-139o159-180i345-364o370-389i)): MENIVDEKRRIAVNLGRNEDGATIYTRVHSDAVSSSKTTHDVQTTAIGSLEVTDVGWHTDQIHPKDYTVNGVKNEDAWLLIRRFNKRVFHLKHTPNHPEGEMDLEIAEQEQFSPNKLRAQLERLYMGAILGFIISRQHLSRLQSWREPRRTAAFCVTYFTAWYLNFLMPTLLATVLATLLSPKVRNTLFPPCPPSLVHYQGGHLIKPHAGMLGTIDTATGAPENLKGETLEREASNFATGLVALSVNIFVDKDPQHDESQRGGGVTENLKDPRSMATRITTAKDKAAGVDYPSWDKTRSPMQELMWSQMRPLMHWICRFCDIWERSANLIDPTAPFPRNVARRRIIRAILLILILSIFVSPYMFYRTTTLGFGITFFGSISLRTSYNGFKSIMNKITFKGIPTDSQLTITLLRQGERNKTPLLPPPILKTPPPGEPHLIDDDVISAVGNDNPLGASEQEIHAATEQDVGTIKDTGGDDHESCKSGSGGKKRSKLLKVVKPVAQAAAKTLIGVDKVRAKTGSESAKNRLGATSPREEPPIAGPVEFTCRWRGERGFAYLTTDTVAPALCFSKKSSVGDLDSSQYQEVQPEWIIPVADIVTLNKYSGYGAKAKLLAGWALEDDIVDGIEIVDDKGKAVLVTAMVRRDDLFNRLCAIGDQKWEICHYGQHCIASLPHRVSMILNNVAVSADNILTADRLLTYLVLGTESSIINHQFRSSGMV, from the exons ATGGAGAATATTGTGGACGAAAAGAGACGAATAGCTGTCAACCTGGGCCGAAATGAGGATGGAGCAACGATTTATACCCGTGTGCACAGCGATGCAGTCTCATCAAGTAAAACGACACACGATGTACAGACCACAGCCATTGGATCTTTGGAAGTTACAGATGTCGGTTGGCATACTGATCAAATTCATCCAAAAGACTATACCGTCAATGGTGTGAAGAACGAGGATGCTTGGCTTCTTATAAGGAGATTCAACAAA CGAGTTTTCCACCTCAAGCACACACCCAACCATCCAGAGGGCGAGATGGATCTTGAAATTGCAGAACAAGAGCAGTTCTCACCAAACAAGCTTCGAGCTCAACTTGAACGACTCTACATGGGAGCG ATTCTCGGTTTCATCATATCCAGACAGCACCTCTCACGACTTCAATCCTGGCGTGAGCCAAGACGAACAGCAGCCTTTTGCGTT ACATACTTTACTGCATGGTATCTCAACTTTCTCATGCCGACGCTTCTGGCAACAGTACTAGCAACTCTCCTCTCACCAAAAGTTCGAAATACCTTGTTTCCACCCTGTCCGCCATCTTTGGTTCACTACCAAGGCGGCCATTTGATAAAACCACACGCAGGAATGCTAGGCACCATCGATACCGCCACGGGAGCCCCAGAGAATCTCAAGGGAGAGACACTCGAACGAGAAGCCAGCAACTTTGCCACAGGCCTCGTGGCGCTGTCTGTCAACATCTTTGTCGATAAAGATCCACAGCATGATGAATCACAGAGAGGAGGTGGAGTGACTGAGAATCTAAAGGATCCCAGGTCAATGGCTACCAGGATAACCACAGCCAAGGACAAAGCTGCCGGAGTTGACTATCCGTCGTGGGATAAGACTAGGTCACCTATGCAAGAACTGATGTGGAGTCAAATGAGGCCTCTGATGCACTGGATCTGTCGTTTTTGTGATATTTGGGAACGTAGTGCCAA TTTAATCGATCCTACTGCTCCTTTTCCTAGAAATGTTGCTCGACGACGAATCATCCGGGCCATTCTTCTCATTTTGATACTGTCAATATTCGTGTCACCGTACATGTTCTACAGAACTACTACCCTGGGATTTGGTATTACATTCTTTGGTAGCATCTCTCTAAGAACCTCGTACAATGGCTTCAAATCCATTATGAACAA AATTACTTTCAAAGGAATACCAACAGACTCTCAACTGACAATAACCCTTCTTCGACAAGGGGAACGCAATAAGACACCACTATTACCACCACCCATCCTCAAAACCCCACCGCCGGGCGAACCGCACTTAATAGACGATGATGTTATAAGCGCAGTAGGGAACGACAACCCACTGGGTGCGAGCGAACAAGAGATTCACGCTGCGACGGAACAAGACGTCGGAACTATCAAAGACACCGGTGGTGATGACCACGAATCCTGCAAGTCTGGAAGTGGCGGCAAGAAACGCAGCAAGCTTCTCAAAGTCGTCAAACCAGTTGCTCAAGCAGCAGCAAAGACACTTATAGGTGTCGATAAAGTGCGTGCTAAAACAGGGTCCGAGTCAGCCAAGAATCGTCTCGGAGCTACATCACCAAGAGAAGAACCTCCCATTGCAGGGCCGGTGGAGTTTACATGTCGATGGCGTGGTGAGAGAGGGTTCGCATATCTCACCACCGATACTGTAGCACCAGCTTTATGCTTTTCCAAGAAGTCTTCTGTGGGTGATTTGGATAGTTCACAGTATCAGGAGGTGCAGCCTGAGTGGATCATACCGGTTGCGGATATTGTGACGTTGAACAAGTATTCTGGTTATGGAGCAAAGGCGAAACTTCTTGCTGGATGGGCTTTGGAGGATGATATTGTCGATGGAATTGAGATTGTTGATGACAAGGGAAAGGCTGTACTTGTTACAGCTATGGTTAGAAGGGATGATTTGTTTAATAGGCTTTGTGCTATCGGGGATCAGAAGTGGGAGATATG CCATTATGGGCAGCACTGTATCGCCTCCTTGCCGCACCGAGTATCCATGATACTCAATAATGTCGCTGTTTCAGCCGATAATATCCTGACAGCTGACCGTctacttacttacttggtTCTCGGTACCGAGTCCTCTATCATCAATCACCAATTCCGATCGTCCGGTATGGTGTAG
- a CDS encoding hypothetical protein (SECRETED:SignalP(1-18)~CAZy:GH16): MFSKAITALALVAPLVSAQTFTSCNPLTTTCPPDPAFGKDTVHCDFTKGACPAFEEDAGTSISHNANGAVFTIAGPNQAPTVATGKYILFGRVDIEVQASSGVGIVTSAVLQSDCLDEIDWEWLGGDNAQVQSNYFSKGDVSTYDRGAFHPVANPIGQFHVYSIEWTPAVINWIIDDVVVRTLTYEDAKGGSAFPQTPMQIKLGTWCAGSPDAAEGTVLWAGGMTDFSQAPFKAYYKSISIVDYAGGDAPTTKSVREYIYGDHSESNQKIQDAIAAHWHRLAEY, translated from the exons ATGTTCTCCAAAGCCATCACTGCCCTTGCCCTTGTGGCACCTCTTGTCTCAGCACAGACTTTCACAAGCTGCAATCCTCTCACAACCA CATGTCCTCCTGATCCTGCTTTTGGCAAGGACACCGTCCACTGTGACTTTACAAAGGGAGCTTGCCCAGCCTTTGAGGAAGATGCCGGTACATCCATTAGCCACAACGCCAACGGTGCTGTCTTTACAATTGCTGGACCCAACCAAGCCCCTACAGTTGCCACGGGCAAGTACATCCTGTTTGGCCGTGTCGATATCGAAGTCCAAGCTTCTTCCGGTGTTGGTATCGTTACCAGTGCTGTTTTGCAATCTGACTGTCTTGACGAG ATTGATTGGGAGTGGCTAGGAGGTGACAATGCTCAAGTCCAATCCAACTACTTTAGCAAGGGTGATGTGAGCACATACGACCGAGGAGCCTTCCACCCTGTTGCAAACCCCATCGGACAGTTCCACGTCTACTCCATCGAGTGGACACCCGCAGTCATCAACTGGATCATTGACGATGTTGTCGTCCGCACTCTCACATACGAGGATGCCAAGGGTGGATCTGCTTTCCCCCAAACTCCCATGCAGATCAAGCTCGGCACATGGTGTGCCGGATCCCCCGATGCTGCTGAGGGCA CTGTTCTCTGGGCTGGTGGCATGACTGACTTTAGCCAAGCTCCCTTCAAGGCTTACTACAAGAGCATTTCCATCGTTGATTACGCTGGTGGTGATGCTCCTACAACAAAGTCTGTCCGAGAGTACATCTACGGTGACCACTCTG AAAGCAATCA GAAGATCCAGGATGCTATAGCTGC GCACTGGCATCGACTAGCAGAATATTAG